Proteins found in one Bicyclus anynana chromosome 24, ilBicAnyn1.1, whole genome shotgun sequence genomic segment:
- the LOC112053990 gene encoding 28S ribosomal protein S10, mitochondrial gives MNAIKLLWRSTPSRSILFNYNTTRLASAATITPIQRIEPPPSTIKLDKLYKRVELEMRGIDPAVLLSYSWFCIAAATHLGIDVTKSWALRKAEKERHTLLRCVHIYKKHRVQYEVRSYFRFIHLQRLTGSTCDTYLEYIERNLPEGCALKVTKIECQTIPDHIKPPVDEK, from the exons ATGAACGCAATCAAG ctaTTATGGCGGTCTACCCCAAGCCGCAGTATTTTGTTCAATTATAATACAACAAGATTAGCGTCTGCTGCTACTATAACGCCTATACAACGAATAGAACCTCCACCTTCTACGATAAAACTCGACAAATTGTACAAGAGGGTAGAGCTTGAAATGCGGGGCATTGACCCCGCGGTACTGCTCAGTTACTCCTGGTTTTGCATTGCTGCTGCAACACATCTAGGCATTGATGTTACTAAAAG cTGGGCACTCAGAAAAGCAGAAAAAGAGAGGCACACATTACTGAGATGTGTGCACATTTACAAAAAACACAGAGTGCAGTATGAAGTCCGATCCTATTTCAGATTCATTCATTTACAGCGACTAACCGGATCCACATGTGACACATATTTAGAATACATCGAGAGGAACCTCCCAGAAGGCTGCGCTTTGAAAGTGACAAAGATTGAGTGTCAAACAATACCGGATCATATAAAACCACCTGTGGATGagaaataa